Proteins encoded within one genomic window of Odocoileus virginianus isolate 20LAN1187 ecotype Illinois unplaced genomic scaffold, Ovbor_1.2 Unplaced_Contig_6, whole genome shotgun sequence:
- the LOC110125862 gene encoding allergen Bos d 2-like, with product MKAVFLTLLFGVACGAQETPAEIDPSKIPGEWRTIYAAADNKEKIVEGGSLRGYYRRIECINDCEYLSITFYDKDDGTCLLLKEVAKRKEGYVYVIEYAGANTLELIHVSENMLVTYVENYDGEKITKMSEGLGKGTSYTQEELQKYQELNSERGIPPENIDHVIETDSCPP from the exons ATGAAGGCTGTGTTCCTGACTCTCCTCTTTGGTGTGGCTTGTGGGGCCCAGGAAACTCCAGCTGAGATAGACCCCTCAAAG ATTCCAGGAGAGTGGCGTACCATTTACGCAGCTGCGGATAACAAGGAGAAGATTGTGGAAGGGGGCTCACTGAGGGGCTACTATCGTCGGATTGAATGTATCAACGACTGTGAATACCTCTCCATCACATTTTATGACAA GGACGATGGAACATGCTTGTTACTCAAAGAAGTGGCAAAGAGAAAAGAGGGATATGTTTATGTCATAGAAT ATGCGGGTGCAAATACTTTGGAACTGATTCATGTATCAGAAAACATGCTGGTGACTTATGTTGAAAACTATGATGGGGAGAAGATCACAAAAATGAGTGAAGGTCTTG GCAAAGGAACCAGCTACACTCAAGAAGAACTTCAGAAGTATCAGGAACTGAACAGTGAAAGGGGGATTCCACCTGAAAATATAGATCATGTCATAGAAACAG ACAGCTGTCCTCCATAA